GGGTTTCCAACTGAACTAAACAATAAGATTGGAGAGGGAATCAGAGAAAGGGGTCATGAATATGGTTCTAATACCGGAAGACCTCGCCGTGTTGGTTGATTGGACATAGTAGCTTTAAAATATGCAATTAGAACTACTGGTTTGGATAAAATTTTTATAACCCTTCTAGATGTTCTATCAGGAGAACCTGTTGTTAAAATTTGTACAAGCTACTTGCTTAATGGTGAAAAAATTTCAACAATTCCACCTCTAAATGATGATTACCAAAAATGTCAACCAGAGTTTATTGAAATGCCAGGTTGAAATGAGGATATTACAAAAGTTAAATCATTTAAGGACCTGCCTTTAAATGCTCAGAATTATTTGAATAAAATTAAAGAGCTTTGCGAAATTGATATTACAGGTTTCTCGGTTGGACCAGACCGCCTACAAACTATTTTGATGGAGTCAGAATTTTAATGATAAATAGATACTCAGTAAAAGAAATCGAACAGATATGAAGCGAACAAAATAAGCTAGACACCTGATTGTTGGTTGAAAATTTAGTTGTTCAAGCCTGAACAAAACTTAAAGTAATTCCTCAAATTGACTGTGATAAAATTTTAAAAAATTCCAAAGTTAATATACCACGAATGTTAGAAATTGAAAAGGAAACAAAACATGATGTTGTCGCCTTTACCAGAATGCTTTCTGAAAATCTTGGTGATGAAAAGAAATGAATTCATTTGGGATTAACTTCAACAGATGTTGTGGACACCGCTCAAAATTACTTGATTTCAAAAAGTAACGATGTTCTTAGAGAAAGTTTGAAAAAATTGCAGATTGAACTTTTAACTAAAGCAAAAGAAAACCAAAGTGTCTTAATAATGGGTAGAACTCATGGAATATATGGAGAACCAACTTCGCTAGGACTAAAATTTTTACTTTGATACGATGAGATAAAAAGACAACTCCAAAGATTTGAACTAGCGTGTAGTCAAATTGAGGTAAGTAAAATTTCAGGAAGTATGGGTAATTATGCCAACTTGGAATTAGAAGTAGAAACTTATGTAGCCCGAAAATTAAATTTAGAAGTTGATAGCTTATCAACTCAAGTTACCCAAAGAGATCGTCACGCATTTTTAATTTCAGTATTTGCTAATATTGCCTCAACTTTAGAGAAAATTGCGATTGAAATTCGTAGCTTTCAAAGAAGTGAAGTTCAAGAAATGATGGAAGGTTTTGCTAAGGGTCAAAAAGGATCTAGCTCAATGCCTCATAAAAAGAACCCAATTAGTTTGGAAAACATTTCGGGGCTAGCTAGATATATTCGTACTTTTGTTAGCATGGGATTTGAAAATAATCTCTTGTGACACGAAAGAGATATCTCTCACAGTTCTAATGAAAGAATTGTTTTGCCAGACATTTTTCATAGTATAATTTATGTAGTACAAAGATTAACAGAGACTATCAAAAACTTATTTATAAATAAGGAAAGAATGCAAGAAAATATTGATTCTCAAAACAATATTTTCTACTCACAACCAATACTCACACAAATAATTAAGAATTCAAATTATTCAAGAGAAGAAGTTTATGACTTTATCCAAAATTGTACGTTAGAAACCCAAGAAACTAAAAGAGATTTTAAAGAAGTTCTTTTAAAAAACAATATTGAGAAATATATTAATCTAAAAGATTTTGAAAAACTTTTTGATAAGAAATATTTTTTGAGAAATGTCCCAAAAATTTATGAAAGGATTTTAAATGATGAGCGAAGTAACTAAATTGTTAACAGTAATAACAGAAGACGAAATAAAGAGTGCGATAGCCAATGAGGCAAGGAATTTATCTAAAAAATTTGAGGGTCAACCACTTGTAATTGTTGCTAAACTATCGGGAGTTTTTATTTTCATTTCAGACTTAATTCGTCAATTAAAAATTGACGCAGGAGTTCAATTTGTTGTTAATTTAAATGAAGATGTCGAAAATGAAATTCGTAAAGAAAAAGTTAAATTTGGAATTGGTTTGGAAAATAGCTTAAAAGATAAAAATATATTAATTGTCGAAGATATTTTAGACGCAGGAAATTCAATTCAAGCTCTATATGATTTTGTATCTAGTGAAAAACCAAAAGAAATTATGGTACTAACTTTACTTGATAAATTTAAAACAAAAAGAAGTATCAACTTTGAATACAATACTTTATTCAAAGTTGAAAGTGATTATTTTGTAGGTTATGGTTTAGACCATAACGAAAGTTATCGAGGACTAAGAGATATTTATAAATTTACAAATGAAAATGAGGCGGAGTAAATGAAGAAAAATTTTTATGTCACTACTCCAATTTATTACGCAAGTGGGGACTTACACATTGGTCACACTTACACAACTACTCTAGCAGATATTTTAAATCGTTTTAAAAAATCTATGGGAATGGAAACTTTTTTTCTAACCGGTTCAGATGAACATGGTCAAAAAATTGAAACCAAAGCTAAAGAGGCTGGGATTGAACCCAAAAAATATGTTGACGAAATTGTCAAAAAATTTAAAAATTTATGAGAATTATTAGACATTAAGTATGATAAATTTATTCGTACAACTGATGATAATCATAAAAAATCTGTTCGTGAAATATTTTCAACATTATTAAATAAAGACTTAATTTATAAAGGCAACTATGAAGGTCTGTACTGTGTTAGTTGTGAGGAGTTTTTAATTGCTGATCAAATTGATGATGAAGGCAATTGTAAGGTTTCTCAAACTAAACCCAAAATGCTTGCAGAGGAAACCTATTTTTTAAGAGTCTCAAAATTTGCAGATTTTCTGACTACCTTATTTGGAAATGATTTTTTAAAACCAGATTCTAGAAAAAACGAAATGTTTAAAAACTTTATTGAACCTGGTTTAGAAGATTTATCTGTCACAAGAATTTCTCTTAAGTGAGGAATACCCACAAAAGAAAATCCCGAACATGTAATCTACGTTTGGCTTGATGCGCTTTCTAACTATATTACAGCTTTAGGATATCCAGATACCAATAATGAATTATTTAAAAAGTTCTGATCTGAGGATACTCAAATTGTTCAGTATGTTGGAAAGGAAATAACTCGTTTTCACTCAATCTACTGACCAGTAATTTTGAACGGATTGGGATTGAGAATGCCTGATAAATTAATTTCTCACGGTTGAATTTTGGCTAAGGACACAAAAATGTCAAAATCTTTGGGTAATGTAATTGATCCAATTGCCATAATCAATGGTTTCTCAAGTGATGCTTTAAGATTTTATATCGCCAAAGAATTACCAACTGAGAGAGACGGGAATTTTACAGAAGAATTATTCGTTGAATGTTTTAATACTAATTTAGCTAACAATATTGGAAACCTAATTTCAAGAACTAATAATATGATTACTAAATATTTTGATGGAATGATAACTTCAAAGGCTGACTTATCAAAACATAGCTTAACAGTTTCAGGATTAAAATTAATTGATGATTACGTTCAAGAAATGAATGATTTTCAAATTAATAAAGCTGTTGATAAAATTATGAAATTTAGCCAAGAATTAAATAAATTTATTGAAGAAGAAAAACCATGAGTTCTAGAAAAAGAAGGTAAGCTTGAAAAGTTGGCAGAAGTTTTATTGATTCTTCAAAACAGTATTACAATCGTAACTCACCTATTAGCTCCGATACTGACCAAAAGTTATCAAGATATGTTAGACCAAATCGGTTTTGAAGGAAAACTTTTAAGTATTGAGGAATTGAAAAAAAATCAATTAACGTTTTCAAAAATAACAAGCAGAAAAATTATTTTCGAAAGAATAAATTAAGATCAAAATCTTTATCAAAAAGGTTTTGATTTTTTTTGACCAGCACCATATTTTCTATTATAATAAATTTAGTTAATTAGATGTCAAAGATTTTTTTAACATAAGGAGGAAATATGAAAGGAAATATTTTTGACATCATCGTAATTGGGGCTGGCCATGCCGGTGTTGAAGCTGCTCTATCAAGTGCTAGACTTGGTAAAAAAGTGGGCTTATTTAATATATATGAAGATAAAATTGCAGCTATGCCTTGTAATCCGTCTATTGGGGGACCAGCAAAAGGAATTGTTGTTCGTGAAATTGATGCTCTAGGTGGAGAAATGGGAAAAGCTGCTGACAAAACAGCTTTACAAATAAAATTACTAAACTCTTCAAGAGGTCCGGGGGTTTGGGCTCTAAGAGCACAATCAGATAAAATTGAATATTCAAAGTATATGCAAAAGATTGTAAAATTACAAGCAAATTTAGAATTGATTACCAAAATTGTGGCGGACTTTATTATCAAAGATAAACAAATTATTGGTGTCAAAACAGAAGATGGAGAAGATTTTTTTGCCCAAGCAGTTATTCTAACTACGGGCACTTATTTAAAAAGCCAAATTTTAAGAGGTAAGGAAAATTATCAAGCCGGTCCAAATGATGAACAAACTACTTCAGGAATCAGTAGAGCTTTGAAAAAAAATGGTGTTGAGTTAATGAGATTCAAAACCGGAACTCCTCCAAGAGTTAAAAAAAGTTCAATTGATTTATCTAAACTAATGATTGAACCAGGAACAGATTTACCCTTAAGTTTTAGTTCGAGTACCAAAAACTATTTGA
This Spiroplasma endosymbiont of Panorpa germanica DNA region includes the following protein-coding sequences:
- a CDS encoding phosphoribosyltransferase, which encodes MSEVTKLLTVITEDEIKSAIANEARNLSKKFEGQPLVIVAKLSGVFIFISDLIRQLKIDAGVQFVVNLNEDVENEIRKEKVKFGIGLENSLKDKNILIVEDILDAGNSIQALYDFVSSEKPKEIMVLTLLDKFKTKRSINFEYNTLFKVESDYFVGYGLDHNESYRGLRDIYKFTNENEAE
- the purB gene encoding adenylosuccinate lyase: MINRYSVKEIEQIWSEQNKLDTWLLVENLVVQAWTKLKVIPQIDCDKILKNSKVNIPRMLEIEKETKHDVVAFTRMLSENLGDEKKWIHLGLTSTDVVDTAQNYLISKSNDVLRESLKKLQIELLTKAKENQSVLIMGRTHGIYGEPTSLGLKFLLWYDEIKRQLQRFELACSQIEVSKISGSMGNYANLELEVETYVARKLNLEVDSLSTQVTQRDRHAFLISVFANIASTLEKIAIEIRSFQRSEVQEMMEGFAKGQKGSSSMPHKKNPISLENISGLARYIRTFVSMGFENNLLWHERDISHSSNERIVLPDIFHSIIYVVQRLTETIKNLFINKERMQENIDSQNNIFYSQPILTQIIKNSNYSREEVYDFIQNCTLETQETKRDFKEVLLKNNIEKYINLKDFEKLFDKKYFLRNVPKIYERILNDERSN
- the metG gene encoding methionine--tRNA ligase, producing the protein MKKNFYVTTPIYYASGDLHIGHTYTTTLADILNRFKKSMGMETFFLTGSDEHGQKIETKAKEAGIEPKKYVDEIVKKFKNLWELLDIKYDKFIRTTDDNHKKSVREIFSTLLNKDLIYKGNYEGLYCVSCEEFLIADQIDDEGNCKVSQTKPKMLAEETYFLRVSKFADFLTTLFGNDFLKPDSRKNEMFKNFIEPGLEDLSVTRISLKWGIPTKENPEHVIYVWLDALSNYITALGYPDTNNELFKKFWSEDTQIVQYVGKEITRFHSIYWPVILNGLGLRMPDKLISHGWILAKDTKMSKSLGNVIDPIAIINGFSSDALRFYIAKELPTERDGNFTEELFVECFNTNLANNIGNLISRTNNMITKYFDGMITSKADLSKHSLTVSGLKLIDDYVQEMNDFQINKAVDKIMKFSQELNKFIEEEKPWVLEKEGKLEKLAEVLLILQNSITIVTHLLAPILTKSYQDMLDQIGFEGKLLSIEELKKNQLTFSKITSRKIIFERIN